Proteins from one Mercurialis annua linkage group LG7, ddMerAnnu1.2, whole genome shotgun sequence genomic window:
- the LOC126655182 gene encoding mediator of RNA polymerase II transcription subunit 15a-like isoform X3 — MDTNDWRPIAQPGEPTVDTGDWRATLQPEKRQRIVNKIMDTLKRHLPFSGQEGLEELKKIAVRFEEKIYTAAISQPDYLRRISMKMLTMESKSQHSMPNALSQNPPIDPGAPQSMQAQLHNQGQSLPVPMSANQTQTRQQLLSQNIQNNMSSTGGVQSSSGLTSALPPVSGLSQSSIPNVAGHNPNMQTISGAPQSSAGNSMGQGMPSNMFASSQRQMAGRQQVVPQQQHQQSQNAQYIYRQQLQQQHQQLMKQKLQQSHIQQHQQQQQQNLLQSSQLQSSEQSSMQTSSVMQPSLMQSAPLSSVHNQSTSVQQSTQSMLQQHPQSVLRQPQQPQQGGSIHQQQAPMMQQSLLPPQQQQQLMGGQSNGTNMQQNQLIGQQNSVEDMQQQQSRLVGQQNNIQNMQQQHQHQQQQQLMAQQNNLSNIHQQQLGSQNNVSGLPQQLLGTQPGNSMMQTNQHSGLMLQRPKVPLQQVQQSASNLLPTQGQQPQQQLPQQHMMSHIQPQATQLQQLALQQQSNSLQRDTQSLLHVSNQAPATLLQQHNVMDHQKQLYQSQRPLPQTSSNSTAQTGHANGGDWQEEVYQKIKIMKETYLPELNEMYQKIAAKLQQHDSLPQPPKTDQLDKMKMFKTMLERIISFLQVTKNNVSPGFKDKLGSYEKQIINFINTNKPRKPMTSMQQAQLSQPHLHQPQSQVSQVQSHENHMNPQIQSINMQGSVPTMQQNNMSSLQQTSVSSLSGVSTSQQNMMNSLQASSNLDSGQGNAMNSLQQVGMGSQQQNPASAANMLQHPHLKQQQDQQQMLPAQQLKQHLQQRHMQHQMQKQQLLQQQHQQQQQLQQQAKQLPAQMQAHQMHQVHQMNDVNDVKMRQVMGVKPGVFPQHLSAGQRAAYSHQQIKPGSSFPISSPQLLQAPSPQLSQHSSPQVDQQNLLPSLNKAGTPLQSANSPFIAPSPSTPLAPSPMPGDSEKPVSMVSSLSNAGNIGQQPTSVAQASAPSLAIGTPGISASPLLAECIVSDGGLGNPLTTASGKSTITEQPLERLMKAVKSISSRSLGAAISDIGSVVSMIDRIAGSAPGNGSRAAVGEDLVAMTNCRLQARNFITQDGMSGTRKMRRYASAMPLNIVSSASSISDSFKQFNGPEVSDLESTATSSVKRLRLEANHALLEEICEINQQLIDTVVDISEIDVDPSAAAAAAEGCEGTIVKCSFSAVALSPNLKSQYASAQMSPIQPLRLLVPTNYPNCSPVLLDKLPVEVSREYEDLSVKAKSRFNISLRSLSQPMSLWEIARTWDVCAHAVISEHAKQSGGGSFSSKYGSWENCLSAS, encoded by the exons AATGGACACATTGAAAAGACATCTTCCATTTTCTGGCCAAGAGGGACTTGAAGAACTCAAGAAAATTGCTGTGCGGTTTGAGGAAAAGATTTATACTGCTGCCATAAGCCAG CCTGACTATCTACGGAGAATATCTATGAAGATGCTCACGATGGAATCCAAGTCTCAACATAGTATGCCCAATGCTTTGTCACAGAACCCGCCCATCGATCCAGGGG CACCGCAGAGTATGCAGGCTCAACTTCACAATCAAGGGCAGTCACTTCCTGTACCCATGTCAGCTAACCAGACTCAAACACGTCAGCAATTATTATCCCAGAATATTCAGAATAATATGTCATCTACAGGGGGGGTTCAAAGTTCTTCCGGTTTAACATCTGCGCTGCCTCCTGTGTCTGGTTTATCTCAATCTTCTATTCCCAATGTTGCTGGCCACAATCCTAACATGCAAACCATTTCCGGAGCTCCCCAGAGTTCAGCTGGCAATTCAATGGGACAAGGGATGCCTTCTAATATGTTCGCCAGTTCTCAGAGGCAAATGGCAGGAAGGCAACAGGTTGTTCCCCAGCAGCAACATCAACAATCCCAGAATGCGCAGTATATTTATCGGCAGCAATTACAACAGCAACACCAACAGCTTATGAAGCAGAAACTCCAGCAATCTCACATTCAACAACACCAACAGCAACAGCAACAAAACCTGTTACAGTCATCTCAGTTGCAATCTTCCGAGCAATCCAGTATGCAGACATCATCTGTTATGCAGCCTTCTCTGATGCAATCAGCACCTCTCTCCAGTGTTCACAATCAATCTACTTCTGTCCAACAATCAACACAATCCATGCTTCAACAGCATCCGCAATCAGTCTTGAGGCAGCCACAACAGCCACAACAGGGTGGCAGCATTCATCAACAGCAGGCACCAATGATGCAGCAGTCACTTTTACCTCCtcagcagcagcaacagttAATGGGCGGGCAATCAAATGGCACAAACATGCAGCAAAATCAGTTAATTGGACAACAAAACAGTGTCGAAGACATGCAGCAGCAACAATCAAGGTTGGTGGGCCAGCAAAATAACATTCAAAATATGCAGCAACAGCATCAGCAtcagcagcagcaacagttAATGGCGCAACAAAATAACCTCTCGAATATCCATCAGCAGCAATTAGGATCTCAAAATAATGTCTCTGGCTTGCCACAGCAATTGCTTGGAACTCAGCCTGGCAACTCAATGATGCAAACTAATCAGCACTCGGGGCTCATGCTGCAACGGCCTAAGGTTCCACTGCAACAAGTGCAGCAAAGTGCATCTAACTTGTTACCCACTCAAGGGCAGCAGCCACAACAACAGCTACCTCAGCAACACATGATGTCACATATTCAACCACAGGCAACACAGTTGCAACAACTAGCTTTGCAACAGCAGTCTAATTCATTACAAAGAGATACACAGTCATTGCTTCATGTGTCAAATCAGGCACCAGCTACGTTGCTTCAGCAACATAATGTAATGGATCACCAAAAGCAGTTGTATCAATCACAAAGACCTCTTCCACAAACGTCATCAA ATTCTACGGCGCAGACTGGACATGCAAATGGAGGTGATTGGCAAGAGGAAGTTTACCAAAAG atcaaaATCATGAAGGAGACGTACTTACCAGAGCTAAATGAAATGTATCAGAAAATTGCTGCAAAATTACAGCAG CATGATTCGCTTCCACAACCACCAAAGACGGACCAGCTTGACAAAATGAAAATGTTCAAGACCATGTTGGAGCGCATAATATCATTCTTACAGGTTACAAAAAATAACGTTTCTCCAGGTTTCAAGGACAAGTTGGGATCCTATGAGAAGcagattataaattttataaatacaaataaaCCCAGGAAGCCTATGACATCAATGCAACAAGCACAGCTTTCCCAGCCTCACCTTCATCAACCACAATCTCAGGTTTCTCAAGTGCAATCTCATGAAAATCACATGAACCCTCAAATACAATCAATCAACATGCAAGGTTCAGTACCCACAATGCAGCAGAATAATATGTCAAGCTTGCAGCAAACTTCAGTGTCTTCTTTATCAGGGGTTTCTACATCACAGCAAAACATGATGAATTCACTGCAGGCATCTTCCAATCTAGATTCAGGACAAGGAAATGCAATGAACTCATTGCAGCAGGTTGGAATGGGTTCTCAGCAGCAGAATCCTGCGAGTGCTGCCAACATGCTTCAACATCCGCATCTGAAACAACAGCAAGACCAGCAGCAGATGTTGCCAGCTCAGCAGCTCAAACAACATTTGCAACAACGTCATATGCAACATCAAATGCAGAAGCAGCAGCTACTGCAACAGCAGCACCAGCAACAACAACAATTGCAACAGCAAGCAAAGCAGTTGCCGGCACAGATGCAGGCACATCAAATGCATCAGGTACATCAGATGAATGATGTCAATGACGTCAAGATGAGACAGGTGATGGGTGTCAAGCCCGGTGTCTTTCCGCAGCATCTTTCTGCTGGGCAGCGTGCAGCCTATTCCCATCAACAGATAAAACCCGGATCATCCTTTCCTATTTCTTCACCTCAACTGCTTCAGGCTCCCTCCCCTCAATTATCACAGCATTCTTCTCCACAGGTTGATCAGCAAAATCTACTGCCATCTTTAAATAAAGCAGGAACTCCTTTGCAGTCTGCGAATTCTCCTTTTATTGCTCCCTCTCCTTCAACTCCTCTAGCTCCATCCCCAATGCCAGGAGATTCAGAGAAACCTGTATCTATGGTTTCCTCGCTTTCTAATGCTGGAAACATTGGGCAGCAACCGACATCTGTTGCTCAAGCATCAGCTCCATCTCTTGCAATTGGAACTCCAGGGATATCAGCCTCACCGTTGCTCGCAGAGTGTATTGTGTCTGATGGTGGCCTCGGTAACCCTTTGACTACTGCTTCTGGAAAGTCCACTATTACAGAGCAACCCCTTGAGCGCTTAATGAAAGcg GTTAAATCTATATCCTCTAGATCATTAGGTGCAGCTATCAGTGACATTGGCTCGGTTGTCAGCATGATTGACAGAATTGCGGGTTCAGCCCCGGGTAACGGATCTAGAGCTGCAGTTGGTGAAGATCTGGTAGCAATGACAAATTGTCGTCTTCAGGCGAGAAATTTTATCACCCAAGATGGAATGTCTGGGACAAGGAAGATGAGGCGCTATGCAAGTGCTATGCCCTTGAATATTGTATCATCAGCTAGCAGCATAAGTGATAGTTTCAAACAGTTCAATGGTCCTGAAGTTTCTGATTTGGAGTCAACTGCAACATCAAGTGTCAAAAGGCTTAGACTTGAG GCTAATCACGCCCTTTTGGAAGAGATATGTGAAATTAATCAGCAACTTATAGACACAGTGGTTGATATTAGTGAAATAGATGTTGATCCAAGTGCTGCAGCTGCTGCCGCTGAAGGGTGTGAAGGAACCATCGTAAAGTGCTCTTTCAGTGCTGTAGCTCTCAGTCCTAACCTGAAATCACAGTATGCTTCAGCACAAATG TCGCCCATTCAGCCCCTTAGATTGCTTGTGCCCACAAATTATCCGAATTGCTCGCCGGTGCTGCTAGACAAGTTACCAGTAGAAGTCAG TAGGGAGTATGAGGATCTTTCAGTAAAGGCCAAGTCGAGGTTTAACATCTCACTACGAAGCCTTTCGCAGCCCATGTCCCTGTGGGAGATAGCGAGAACCTGGGATGTTTGTGCCCATGCAGTTATTTCTGAGCATGCCAAACAGAGTGGAGGAGGTAGCTTCAGTTCCAAATACGGGAGTTGGGAAAACTGCTTGAGTGCATCATGA